In one Parageobacillus genomosp. 1 genomic region, the following are encoded:
- a CDS encoding IS200/IS605 family accessory protein TnpB-related protein: MKKAYFSRRLYKSEIDILHVTETSYALELFNQAKRFAFQTLVREKRWGRKLYPSLHIAVKKKYGLNDYFTNSAVREANALFSSLMELNKIHVQQTEEKIKNLKKKRKTERTKLTKLRKTKESCIKGNLRFPKNTNFVLHKSGIISLELKNRSLIWMNSYLFEHRYLDVKIKQTKAKIGRLKHRLDRLEQKKAKLKEHIPSVVFGSKKLFKQQFTKEEFMKDHESWRKLFLAARNKEMIISGRKDAGSGNFVFHYNPITKELHMNSITGKVVAFSGVIFPYGQEIVDKTVTDQIQCKNKKEYGKPISWSVEDHGEYYIIKCLVNVESNPYINFSTSDGVIGVDCNYNHIAWTDVSKDGNFLESGKLSFSIEGKTSGQITKIIEAEVIALVDIAVRKKKPIVLEKLDTTLSKTGDRYGNKKANRMKSMFAYRKMIQAIKSRADKMGVAVIEVNPAFTSVSGKLKYMRKFGISIHQAAAFTIGRRGLGYKEKAPKVLKKYVPKDASHHWKHWSILDKKFSVRTHTLYHLFNVNQPYQEIDVFHPSLLEEEKHQLIKALA, from the coding sequence ATGAAAAAAGCGTATTTTTCAAGAAGATTGTATAAATCCGAAATAGATATTCTTCATGTGACGGAAACATCTTATGCATTAGAGTTATTCAATCAAGCGAAACGTTTCGCCTTTCAAACGCTGGTCCGAGAAAAACGATGGGGACGAAAATTGTATCCAAGTCTGCATATCGCTGTGAAGAAAAAGTACGGACTGAACGATTATTTCACCAACAGTGCAGTCCGAGAAGCAAATGCTCTTTTCTCCTCTCTAATGGAATTAAATAAAATACACGTTCAACAGACAGAAGAAAAAATAAAAAATTTGAAGAAAAAACGGAAAACAGAACGAACCAAACTGACAAAATTACGCAAAACCAAAGAAAGTTGTATCAAAGGAAACTTACGGTTTCCGAAAAATACAAACTTTGTTTTGCATAAGAGCGGAATCATTTCTCTTGAATTAAAAAATAGATCTTTGATTTGGATGAATTCCTATTTGTTTGAACATCGTTATTTAGATGTGAAAATTAAACAGACTAAAGCAAAAATCGGTCGTTTAAAACATCGTTTAGATAGATTAGAACAAAAAAAAGCCAAATTAAAAGAACACATTCCAAGTGTTGTTTTTGGCAGTAAAAAACTATTCAAACAACAATTTACAAAAGAAGAATTTATGAAAGATCACGAATCCTGGAGAAAACTTTTTTTAGCTGCACGAAATAAAGAAATGATCATCTCCGGCCGGAAAGATGCCGGCTCTGGAAACTTTGTGTTTCACTATAATCCAATTACAAAAGAACTTCATATGAACTCGATAACAGGAAAAGTAGTTGCCTTTTCGGGAGTAATATTCCCTTACGGCCAAGAAATTGTGGATAAAACGGTGACAGATCAAATCCAATGTAAAAACAAAAAAGAATACGGAAAACCAATCTCTTGGTCCGTGGAAGATCACGGGGAATACTATATCATCAAATGTTTGGTGAATGTAGAATCGAATCCATATATTAATTTTTCTACTTCCGATGGAGTTATTGGTGTAGATTGTAACTATAATCACATTGCTTGGACGGATGTTTCGAAAGACGGAAACTTTTTGGAAAGCGGAAAACTTTCGTTTTCGATAGAAGGGAAAACTTCTGGCCAGATTACGAAAATCATCGAAGCAGAAGTCATTGCTTTAGTGGATATTGCGGTTCGAAAGAAAAAACCTATTGTTTTGGAGAAGTTAGATACCACCTTATCCAAAACAGGAGATCGATACGGCAACAAAAAAGCAAATCGAATGAAGAGTATGTTCGCGTATCGAAAAATGATACAAGCAATCAAAAGCCGTGCCGACAAAATGGGAGTTGCTGTTATAGAAGTGAATCCAGCTTTTACTTCTGTCTCTGGGAAACTGAAATATATGCGCAAATTCGGTATCTCTATCCACCAAGCAGCTGCATTTACGATTGGCCGTCGAGGATTAGGATATAAAGAAAAAGCTCCAAAGGTGCTTAAAAAGTATGTCCCGAAAGATGCTTCTCATCATTGGAAGCATTGGTCTATTTTAGATAAAAAGTTTTCTGTTCGTACACATACACTGTACCATCTTTTTAATGTGAATCAACCATATCAAGAGATAGATGTATTTCATCCATCGTTGTTAGAAGAAGAAAAACATCAATTAATAAAAGCTTTAGCGTAA
- the sspO gene encoding small acid-soluble spore protein O has translation MGKRKANHVIPGMNAASAQGMGAGYNEEFSNEPLTEAQRQNNKKRKKNQ, from the coding sequence ATGGGCAAACGAAAAGCCAATCACGTCATTCCAGGCATGAACGCAGCAAGCGCGCAAGGAATGGGAGCCGGCTATAACGAAGAATTTTCGAACGAGCCATTGACAGAAGCGCAGCGCCAAAACAATAAGAAAAGAAAAAAGAACCAATAA
- the acnA gene encoding aconitate hydratase AcnA: MAKQDVFNARSSFEVNGKKYNYYRLQALEEAGIGNISRLPYSIKVLLESVLRQVDGRVIKKEHVENLAKWGTPEMKDIDVPFKPSRVILQDFTGVPAVVDLASMRKAMADLGGDPYEINPEIPVDLVIDHSVQVDRAGTDDALEYNMNLEFERNAERYKFLKWAQKAFNNYRAVPPATGIVHQVNLEYLANVVHTVEGDNGEYEAFPDTLVGTDSHTTMINGLGVLGWGVGGIEAEAGMLGQPSYFPVPEVIGVRLTGKLPDGSTATDLALKVTQVLRKKGVVGKFVEFFGPGVATLPLADRATIANMAPEYGATCGFFPVDAEALDYLRLTGRDEHHVQVVEAYCKANGLFYTPDAPEPVFTDVVEINLSEIETNLSGPKRPQDLIPLSKMKQAFRDAVKAPQGNQGFGLTEADLDKEITVTLNGEEVKMKTGAVVIAAITSCTNTSNPYVLIAAGLVAKKAVEKGLQVPKYVKTSLAPGSKVVTGYLRDSGLLPYLEQIGFNIVGYGCTTCIGNSGPLAPELEKAIAENDLLVTSVLSGNRNFEGRIHPLVKGNYLASPPLVVAYALAGTVDIDLLSEPIGKDKDGNDVYFRDIWPSMEEVKAVVKQAVDPELFRKEYERVFDGNPRWNAIETTDEPLYQWDENSTYIQNPPFFEGLSPDVRKVEPLKGLRVVGKFGDSVTTDHISPAGAIGKNTPAGQYLISKGVEPKDFNSYGSRRGNHEVMMRGTFANIRIRNQIAPGTEGGYTTYWPTGEVTSIYDACMKYKQDGTGLVVIAGKDYGMGSSRDWAAKGTFLLGIKTVIAESFERIHRSNLVLMGVLPLQFKAGENAETLGLTGKEVFEVHIDESVKPRDLVKVTATNPDTGEKKEFEVIVRFDSEVEIDYYRHGGILQMVLREKLAKVKQ; this comes from the coding sequence ATGGCGAAACAAGACGTTTTTAATGCCCGCTCTTCATTTGAAGTAAACGGTAAAAAATACAACTATTACCGTTTGCAAGCGCTTGAAGAAGCAGGGATTGGCAACATCTCCCGTTTGCCATACTCAATCAAAGTGTTATTGGAATCGGTGCTTCGGCAAGTAGACGGACGTGTGATCAAGAAAGAGCACGTCGAAAACCTTGCCAAATGGGGAACGCCGGAAATGAAAGACATCGATGTTCCGTTTAAGCCGTCGCGCGTTATTTTGCAAGACTTCACTGGTGTGCCAGCTGTCGTGGACTTGGCATCGATGCGCAAAGCGATGGCGGACTTAGGCGGCGACCCATATGAAATCAACCCGGAAATTCCAGTCGACCTTGTCATTGACCACTCTGTGCAAGTGGACCGCGCTGGAACGGACGATGCGTTAGAGTACAACATGAACTTAGAGTTTGAGCGCAACGCCGAGCGCTATAAGTTTTTAAAATGGGCACAGAAAGCATTTAACAACTATCGCGCTGTTCCGCCGGCAACAGGGATTGTCCACCAAGTCAACTTAGAGTATCTCGCTAACGTCGTTCATACCGTAGAAGGAGACAACGGCGAATATGAAGCGTTTCCGGATACGCTGGTCGGCACGGACTCCCATACGACGATGATCAACGGCCTTGGCGTTCTTGGCTGGGGGGTCGGCGGAATTGAAGCGGAAGCCGGCATGCTTGGGCAGCCTTCTTACTTCCCGGTACCGGAAGTGATCGGTGTCCGTTTAACAGGAAAATTGCCAGACGGTTCGACAGCGACAGACCTTGCCCTAAAAGTGACGCAAGTGCTTCGCAAAAAAGGTGTGGTCGGCAAATTTGTTGAATTCTTTGGTCCAGGCGTAGCGACATTGCCGCTTGCAGACCGTGCAACGATTGCCAACATGGCGCCAGAATACGGTGCGACATGCGGTTTCTTCCCGGTCGATGCAGAAGCGCTTGACTATTTGCGCCTAACTGGCCGCGATGAACATCATGTTCAAGTAGTGGAAGCCTACTGTAAAGCGAACGGCTTATTCTACACTCCTGATGCGCCAGAGCCAGTGTTTACGGATGTAGTCGAAATTAACTTGTCCGAAATTGAAACGAACTTGTCCGGACCGAAACGTCCGCAAGACTTGATTCCGCTTTCGAAAATGAAACAAGCGTTCCGCGATGCGGTAAAAGCGCCGCAAGGCAACCAAGGCTTTGGATTGACGGAAGCGGATCTCGACAAAGAAATTACGGTAACGTTAAACGGCGAAGAAGTGAAAATGAAAACAGGCGCCGTTGTCATTGCCGCGATTACAAGCTGTACGAATACCTCGAACCCATACGTGCTCATTGCTGCTGGCTTAGTAGCGAAAAAAGCAGTGGAAAAAGGATTGCAAGTTCCGAAATATGTAAAAACATCGCTTGCACCAGGCTCGAAAGTCGTAACTGGCTATTTGCGCGATTCGGGATTGCTTCCATATCTCGAACAAATCGGCTTTAACATCGTTGGCTACGGCTGTACGACATGTATCGGTAACTCTGGGCCGCTCGCGCCAGAGTTGGAAAAAGCGATCGCTGAAAACGACTTGCTCGTGACAAGCGTCCTTTCCGGTAACCGCAACTTCGAAGGCCGGATCCATCCGTTAGTGAAAGGAAACTATTTGGCATCGCCGCCGCTTGTTGTCGCTTATGCGCTCGCAGGCACGGTCGATATCGACTTGTTAAGCGAGCCAATCGGCAAAGACAAAGATGGCAATGACGTATATTTCCGCGATATTTGGCCATCGATGGAAGAAGTTAAAGCCGTTGTCAAACAGGCGGTCGATCCAGAATTGTTCCGCAAAGAATATGAGCGCGTGTTCGACGGCAATCCGCGCTGGAATGCGATCGAAACGACGGATGAGCCGCTTTATCAATGGGATGAAAACTCGACATACATTCAAAATCCGCCGTTCTTTGAAGGCTTGTCGCCAGACGTGCGCAAAGTGGAACCACTCAAAGGTTTGCGCGTCGTCGGCAAATTCGGAGACTCCGTCACAACCGACCATATTTCGCCAGCCGGAGCGATCGGCAAAAATACACCTGCTGGTCAATATCTCATCTCGAAAGGTGTCGAGCCGAAAGATTTCAACTCTTACGGATCTCGCCGCGGTAACCATGAAGTGATGATGCGTGGCACATTCGCAAACATCCGCATCCGCAACCAAATCGCTCCTGGCACAGAAGGCGGCTATACGACTTACTGGCCGACAGGTGAAGTAACGTCGATTTACGATGCATGCATGAAATATAAACAAGACGGCACAGGGCTTGTCGTCATTGCCGGCAAAGATTACGGAATGGGAAGCTCCCGCGACTGGGCAGCAAAAGGAACGTTCTTGCTTGGCATTAAAACGGTCATTGCGGAAAGCTTTGAGCGCATCCACCGCTCCAACCTTGTGCTCATGGGCGTGCTGCCGCTGCAATTTAAAGCAGGGGAAAACGCGGAAACGCTCGGCTTAACCGGCAAAGAAGTATTCGAAGTGCATATTGATGAAAGCGTCAAACCGCGCGACCTTGTCAAAGTGACAGCAACAAATCCGGATACGGGCGAGAAAAAAGAATTTGAAGTGATCGTCCGCTTTGATAGCGAAGTGGAAATCGACTATTACCGCCACGGCGGAATTTTACAAATGGTATTGCGTGAAAAATTGGCGAAAGTGAAACAATAA
- the sspL gene encoding small, acid-soluble spore protein L produces the protein MAKNGGKNRGTKAPGVNPQGFGQDATLTPDPKSKLEDAAKRSNTK, from the coding sequence ATGGCAAAAAACGGCGGCAAAAATCGCGGAACAAAGGCGCCTGGCGTCAATCCGCAAGGCTTTGGCCAAGATGCAACATTGACCCCAGATCCGAAAAGCAAGCTAGAAGATGCGGCAAAACGGTCGAATACGAAATAA
- a CDS encoding DMT family transporter, protein MKKRWIADISLLAVTFVWGATFVVVQNAISFLEPLSFNAVRFSLAGVFLLLWLAIFHRSLFRHYTLPLIRAGIWMGLWLFSGYAFQTIGLLYTTSSKAGFITGLSVVLVPLFSFLFLKQKPSLNAGIGAVIAAIGLYFLTIGDGKMVLNRGDVFVFFCALSFAMHIIVTGKYSSRYSTLLLTMTQIFTVAIMCAIFAFLFEDATQMWNIAVLRKQEVWNALLITSLLATTAAFLIQTNFQKYTTAARVALIFAMEPVFAAITAYIWAGERLTASGVIGCIGILGGMILAELPLAWIVGKWWRTKRHFTS, encoded by the coding sequence TTGAAAAAACGCTGGATTGCCGATATCAGCCTGCTGGCAGTGACATTCGTCTGGGGAGCGACGTTTGTCGTCGTGCAAAATGCGATATCGTTTCTTGAACCACTTTCGTTTAATGCCGTCCGCTTCAGCTTGGCGGGAGTATTTTTACTACTATGGCTAGCAATTTTTCATCGCTCTCTTTTTCGGCATTATACGTTGCCACTCATTCGCGCCGGTATATGGATGGGGCTATGGCTGTTTAGCGGCTACGCGTTTCAGACGATCGGCCTGTTGTACACGACTTCGTCGAAAGCCGGATTCATTACCGGGCTCAGCGTCGTGCTTGTGCCGTTATTTTCATTTCTCTTTCTCAAACAAAAACCATCGCTTAACGCGGGAATTGGGGCGGTCATCGCCGCTATTGGCCTTTATTTTTTGACGATTGGCGACGGGAAAATGGTGCTGAACCGCGGCGATGTATTCGTATTTTTTTGCGCTCTTTCATTTGCGATGCACATTATTGTCACCGGAAAGTATTCGTCCCGCTATTCGACACTGTTATTAACGATGACGCAAATTTTTACGGTAGCCATCATGTGCGCCATATTTGCGTTTTTGTTTGAAGATGCCACGCAAATGTGGAATATCGCGGTGCTGCGGAAACAGGAAGTATGGAACGCCCTTCTCATTACGTCCTTGCTTGCCACTACCGCCGCCTTTTTAATTCAGACGAACTTTCAGAAATATACGACGGCCGCCCGCGTCGCCCTCATTTTTGCGATGGAGCCCGTCTTTGCCGCCATAACCGCCTACATTTGGGCGGGGGAGCGGCTCACCGCTTCCGGCGTCATCGGCTGCATCGGTATTTTGGGCGGCATGATTCTCGCTGAACTGCCGCTGGCGTGGATCGTTGGAAAATGGTGGCGGACAAAGCGGCATTTTACTTCATGA
- a CDS encoding ribonuclease H family protein gives MDVRIHWTYMTPKKREVVLISDFIRAEEALALAEDFEKTGRVKEIHFMDHHDVIWSKKELNKLLKEMESEPHDVIAYFDGGFDHATAKGGVGVVVYYKQNNGQYRLRANLQLDELKSNNEAEYAAFWFLMQMLEELGVHHLPVTFRGDSHVVLKQLSGDWPCFEDDYNAWLDRIEEKMSELGIEPTYEPISRKQNKEADQLARQALAGQVITSTMELTEKG, from the coding sequence TTGGACGTTAGGATCCACTGGACATATATGACGCCGAAAAAACGCGAAGTGGTGCTGATTTCCGACTTTATCCGCGCGGAAGAGGCGCTTGCATTAGCCGAAGATTTCGAAAAAACCGGCCGGGTGAAAGAAATACATTTTATGGATCATCATGATGTGATATGGTCGAAAAAAGAGCTAAACAAGCTTTTGAAAGAAATGGAAAGCGAACCGCATGATGTAATTGCTTATTTTGACGGCGGCTTTGACCATGCGACTGCAAAAGGAGGGGTCGGTGTCGTTGTTTACTATAAGCAAAACAATGGGCAGTATCGTTTGCGCGCCAATCTCCAGCTTGATGAGTTAAAATCCAACAATGAGGCAGAATACGCCGCATTTTGGTTTTTAATGCAAATGCTCGAGGAGCTTGGTGTCCATCATTTGCCAGTCACTTTCCGCGGGGATTCGCACGTTGTTTTAAAGCAGCTGTCCGGCGATTGGCCGTGTTTTGAAGACGATTATAACGCATGGCTTGACCGCATCGAAGAAAAGATGAGTGAATTGGGGATTGAGCCGACTTATGAACCGATTTCGCGAAAGCAAAATAAAGAAGCCGATCAGCTTGCTCGCCAAGCGCTCGCTGGGCAGGTGATTACAAGCACGATGGAACTTACGGAGAAAGGATAG
- a CDS encoding zinc-finger domain-containing protein gives MNKKKPNKRKEILDKITELQQMYCEGCFLKSTFRKEYGKTYAQSFCINQCTVGEKMRQYGAMLLASSSRSAK, from the coding sequence ATGAACAAGAAAAAGCCAAACAAGCGAAAAGAAATATTAGACAAAATTACGGAATTGCAGCAAATGTATTGCGAAGGCTGTTTTTTAAAAAGCACCTTTCGCAAAGAATATGGAAAAACATATGCGCAATCGTTTTGCATCAACCAATGCACGGTCGGTGAGAAAATGCGGCAGTACGGGGCAATGCTTTTAGCCTCTTCTTCGCGTTCCGCCAAATAA
- a CDS encoding DUF2564 family protein, protein MERDIDIHTGYNDVKQVEMFVETAEKMVGQATMSLDKEMLEGAKQAIENAHAQLSRARTQATGVDEEFFKHCEQKLARAEHQLNEALR, encoded by the coding sequence ATGGAACGGGATATCGATATTCATACCGGCTATAACGATGTTAAACAGGTCGAAATGTTTGTCGAAACGGCCGAAAAAATGGTCGGACAAGCGACGATGAGCTTGGACAAGGAGATGCTTGAAGGGGCAAAACAAGCGATCGAAAATGCCCACGCCCAGCTTTCCCGCGCCCGCACGCAAGCGACTGGCGTGGATGAAGAGTTTTTCAAACATTGCGAACAGAAGCTGGCAAGAGCAGAACACCAATTAAATGAGGCGCTGCGTTAA
- a CDS encoding cold-shock protein: MQHGKVKWFDNAKGYGFIEAEDGSDVFVHFTAIQGEGFKTLEEGEEVSFEIVQGDRGPQAANVVKL, from the coding sequence ATGCAACATGGTAAAGTAAAATGGTTTGACAATGCAAAAGGTTATGGTTTTATCGAGGCAGAAGATGGTTCTGACGTATTCGTTCACTTCACAGCGATCCAAGGCGAAGGGTTCAAAACGTTAGAAGAAGGCGAAGAAGTTTCTTTTGAAATCGTTCAAGGAGATCGTGGACCTCAAGCTGCTAACGTTGTCAAATTATAA
- the cspD gene encoding cold-shock protein CspD: MQRGKVKWFNNEKGYGFIEVEGGSDVFVHFTAIQGEGFKTLEEGQEVSFEIVQGNRGPQAANVVKL; encoded by the coding sequence ATGCAACGTGGTAAAGTAAAATGGTTTAACAATGAAAAAGGTTACGGTTTTATCGAAGTAGAAGGCGGTTCTGACGTATTCGTTCACTTCACAGCAATCCAAGGTGAAGGATTCAAAACGTTGGAAGAAGGCCAAGAAGTTTCTTTTGAAATCGTTCAAGGAAATCGTGGACCTCAAGCTGCTAACGTTGTCAAATTATAA
- a CDS encoding sporulation protein has protein sequence MLLRKMMSRIGVGSAYVDLILNKTIFQPGECIEGILHICGGTVEQKIEKLDVELVQKTLRDGKEADTVIATIPVAGAFRIDAGERKEMPFTYQIPDSLPPSQPGLSYRFITRLDIEDAVDTLDFDYIQILPK, from the coding sequence ATGTTATTGCGCAAAATGATGTCAAGAATAGGGGTCGGATCGGCGTATGTCGATTTGATTTTAAATAAAACCATATTTCAACCAGGAGAATGCATAGAGGGGATTCTTCATATTTGCGGCGGAACGGTGGAGCAAAAAATTGAAAAACTGGATGTAGAATTGGTTCAAAAAACGCTGCGTGATGGGAAAGAAGCCGATACTGTCATTGCGACGATTCCGGTTGCAGGAGCGTTTCGCATCGATGCAGGAGAAAGGAAGGAAATGCCGTTTACGTACCAGATACCGGATTCGCTTCCGCCTTCACAGCCTGGATTGTCTTACCGGTTTATCACCCGCCTCGATATTGAAGATGCGGTCGATACGCTTGATTTCGATTATATTCAAATTTTGCCAAAATAA
- a CDS encoding MIP/aquaporin family protein translates to MSSFVAELVGTALLIIFGGGVCAGVNLKKSFAQNSGWIVITMGWGLGVAIAAYAVGQFSGAHLNPALTLALAFNGDFPWTDVPKYIVAQMLGAMIGAVIVYLHYLPHWKETDDPGVKLGVFATSPAVPSYFANLISEMIGTFVLVLGILAIGANKFADGLNPFIVGFLIVAIGLSLGGTTGYAINPARDLGPRIAHFLLPIPKKGSSNWSYAWVPVVGPVLGGSFGGLFYKAVFLGKMTAAFWYVLIAIVVVLAFAFISQEKTSSSYNKPKNALM, encoded by the coding sequence ATGTCATCGTTCGTTGCTGAACTTGTTGGAACTGCGTTACTAATTATTTTTGGTGGCGGGGTTTGCGCGGGTGTAAACTTAAAAAAGTCATTTGCGCAAAACTCTGGTTGGATCGTTATTACAATGGGATGGGGGCTTGGGGTTGCAATAGCAGCATATGCGGTTGGTCAATTTAGCGGCGCTCATTTAAATCCAGCGTTAACGCTTGCATTAGCGTTTAACGGTGATTTTCCATGGACAGATGTGCCAAAATACATTGTTGCGCAAATGCTTGGTGCAATGATTGGTGCTGTCATTGTATATCTTCATTATTTACCTCATTGGAAAGAAACAGACGACCCTGGCGTAAAACTTGGCGTGTTTGCAACAAGTCCGGCTGTTCCAAGCTATTTTGCGAATTTAATAAGCGAAATGATTGGCACGTTTGTATTAGTACTTGGCATTTTAGCAATTGGTGCCAATAAATTTGCTGATGGGTTAAATCCATTTATCGTCGGGTTTCTTATTGTCGCCATTGGTCTTTCTCTTGGCGGAACGACAGGATATGCCATTAACCCGGCGCGTGATTTAGGACCGCGCATCGCTCACTTTTTGCTTCCGATACCAAAAAAAGGATCATCTAATTGGTCTTACGCATGGGTTCCGGTTGTTGGACCGGTTCTTGGCGGTTCATTTGGCGGGTTATTTTACAAAGCTGTCTTTCTAGGAAAAATGACAGCGGCATTTTGGTATGTGCTTATTGCAATTGTAGTAGTACTCGCATTTGCATTCATTAGTCAAGAAAAAACATCGAGTAGCTATAATAAACCAAAAAATGCTTTAATGTAA
- the glpK gene encoding glycerol kinase GlpK: MEQYILSLDQGTTSSRAILFNQKGEIVHIAQQEFTQYFPKPGWVEHNANEIWGSILAVIASVLSEASVKPEQVAAIGITNQRETTVVWDKHTGLPVYNAIVWQSRQTADICEQLKQQGYDDLFRKKTGLLIDPYFSGTKVKWILDNVEGAREKAEKGDLLFGTIDTWLIWKLSGGRAHVTDYSNASRTLLFNIHTLQWDEEILTILGIPKSMLPEVRPSSEVYAKTIPYHFFGVEVPIAGAAGDQQAALFGQACFAEGMAKNTYGTGCFMLMNTGEKAVQSQHGLLTTIAWGIDGKVEYALEGSIFVAGSAIQWLRDGLRMIKQAADSEAYAEKVDSTDGVYVVPAFVGLGTPYWDSDVRGAVFGLTRGTTKEHFIRATLESLAYQTKDVLTAMEADSGIALKTLRVDGGAVKNNFLMQFQSDMLGVPVERPVINETTALGAAYLAGLAVGYWKDRNEIAAQWQLERRFEPQMAEEKREALYAGWKKAVKAAMAFK, encoded by the coding sequence ATGGAACAATACATTTTGTCACTAGACCAAGGAACAACAAGCTCACGCGCCATATTGTTCAATCAAAAAGGAGAAATCGTTCATATCGCGCAACAGGAATTTACACAATATTTTCCAAAACCGGGCTGGGTCGAGCATAATGCCAATGAAATCTGGGGATCGATTTTGGCGGTGATTGCCAGCGTCTTGTCAGAAGCATCGGTGAAGCCGGAACAAGTAGCAGCGATCGGCATTACGAACCAGCGGGAAACGACCGTCGTATGGGATAAACATACAGGGTTGCCAGTTTATAATGCAATTGTTTGGCAATCGCGGCAGACGGCCGACATTTGCGAACAACTCAAACAACAAGGATATGATGACTTATTCCGCAAGAAAACTGGTTTATTAATTGACCCTTATTTTTCCGGGACAAAAGTAAAATGGATTTTAGACAACGTGGAAGGAGCGCGGGAGAAAGCAGAAAAAGGTGATTTATTGTTCGGTACGATCGACACGTGGCTCATTTGGAAGCTTTCCGGCGGCCGCGCCCATGTTACCGACTATTCCAACGCGTCGCGTACATTGTTATTTAACATTCACACCTTGCAATGGGATGAAGAAATTTTAACGATTTTAGGCATTCCAAAGTCGATGCTTCCAGAAGTGCGTCCATCTTCCGAAGTGTATGCCAAAACGATTCCATATCATTTCTTCGGTGTCGAAGTGCCGATTGCCGGGGCGGCCGGCGACCAGCAAGCGGCGCTGTTCGGGCAGGCGTGCTTTGCCGAAGGAATGGCGAAAAACACGTACGGCACCGGGTGCTTTATGTTGATGAATACGGGCGAAAAAGCGGTGCAATCGCAGCACGGTTTGTTAACCACGATTGCCTGGGGAATTGACGGAAAAGTCGAATATGCGCTTGAAGGCAGCATTTTCGTCGCCGGTTCGGCGATTCAGTGGCTGCGTGATGGGTTGCGCATGATTAAGCAGGCGGCAGACAGCGAAGCATATGCGGAAAAAGTAGACTCGACTGACGGCGTTTACGTCGTGCCGGCATTCGTCGGCCTTGGCACGCCGTATTGGGATAGCGATGTCCGCGGTGCGGTATTCGGCCTAACGCGCGGTACGACGAAAGAACATTTCATTCGCGCGACATTGGAATCGCTCGCTTACCAGACGAAAGACGTGCTGACGGCGATGGAAGCGGACTCGGGCATTGCCTTGAAAACGCTGCGCGTCGACGGCGGAGCGGTGAAAAACAACTTCTTAATGCAATTCCAAAGCGATATGCTCGGCGTGCCGGTAGAGCGTCCGGTCATCAATGAAACAACGGCGCTTGGCGCCGCCTATTTGGCCGGGCTTGCCGTCGGCTATTGGAAAGACCGCAATGAAATTGCCGCCCAGTGGCAATTAGAGCGCCGCTTTGAACCGCAAATGGCAGAAGAAAAACGAGAAGCGTTGTATGCGGGGTGGAAAAAAGCAGTCAAAGCGGCAATGGCGTTTAAATAA